In the Desulfuromonas sp. DDH964 genome, GCACCGCCGAGCCCGAGACCACCACCCCCTTCGACATCAACCTGATCGGCGACTACAACGTCACCGGCGACATGTGGCAATACACGCCGCTCCTCGCGGAGCTCGGCATCCATGTCCTTTCGACCCTCTCCGGAGACGGCCGGGTCGCCGCGATCCGCACCGCGCACCGGGCGAAGCTGAACGTGCTGGTCTGTGCCAAGTCGCTCGTCTCCCTGACCCGGAAGCTGGAAGAGAAATACGGCATCCCCTCGATCTCCCTCTCCTTCTACGGCAAGCGCGACACCAGCGACGGGCTGCTCGCCATCGCCACCGCCCTCGGCGACGCCGAACTGATCGCCCGCACCCGGGCGCTGATTGAGCGCGAGGAGGCACGCCTCGAGCAGGAGCTCGCCCCCTACCGGGCCCTCTTCGCCGGCAAGAAGGCGGTCCTCAACACCGGCGGCAACAAGGCCTGGTCGATCGCCGCGGCGCTGCAGGACCTCGGCATCGAGGTGGTGGCGACGGCGGTCGGCAAGTCGACGGAGGACGACCGGGAGAAGGCGCGCCAGTACCTCGGTGCCGGCGGGGTGCTGATGACCAAGCCGGGCCAGGAACAGGCGAAGATCATCGATGATACCAAGGCCGACCTCCTCCTCGCCGGTGGGCGCAGCCTCTACACCGCGATCAAGAAGGGGATCGCCTTCGCCGACGTCAACCAGGAGAAGAAGAAGAGCTACGGCGGCTACC is a window encoding:
- the nifE gene encoding nitrogenase iron-molybdenum cofactor biosynthesis protein NifE gives rise to the protein MANKPKIKDLLDEQACAHNKTKKSACNAPTPGATTGGCAFEGAQIALFPYADAAHVVHGPITCLGSSWETRATRTSWPGRDLTQMGFTTAISTNDVVFGGEEKLLLAVDYVVGRYAPQAVFVYATCVTALIGDDLDLLCKQAAAKHGLPVVPVHAPGFVGSKNLGSRLGGEAVLASLIGTAEPETTTPFDINLIGDYNVTGDMWQYTPLLAELGIHVLSTLSGDGRVAAIRTAHRAKLNVLVCAKSLVSLTRKLEEKYGIPSISLSFYGKRDTSDGLLAIATALGDAELIARTRALIEREEARLEQELAPYRALFAGKKAVLNTGGNKAWSIAAALQDLGIEVVATAVGKSTEDDREKARQYLGAGGVLMTKPGQEQAKIIDDTKADLLLAGGRSLYTAIKKGIAFADVNQEKKKSYGGYRGLLNLAEDLRHALETPVFRNVARRAPWEE